The Candidatus Micropelagos thuwalensis genome has a window encoding:
- a CDS encoding MotA/TolQ/ExbB proton channel family protein translates to MFRKTLLTFLVCGFFATNVFAQDAEATAKDEPLTLQQLLERVKEGRVTDNSANKKRERQFINERNKRKSMLDNVNRKIGIEEARSERLEATFNANELQLAELEGLLNERLGVFGELFGVVRQVSGETSAQVGSSIISGEIIGRLPALDELAKSKGLPKIKELEGLWYALQQEMTAQGEVKTFTGKIVGSDGIAGPAEITRVGPFTAISDNRFLRYAGDGKFVELGRQPPARFMDGADDLLDADPGELTAGVVDPSRGAILDLFLQTPNLSERIGQGGLVGYIIILLGIAGVLLAFERIFRLTLTAKSINQQLESGQPGGDNPLGRVWEAYTNNRTVDVETLELKLDDAILKEMPALERGLSTIKLISGVAPLLGLLGTVTGMILTFQAITLFGTGDPKLMAGGISQALMTTVLGLCVAIPTLLLHSVAASRSREVVQILEEQATGLVAAHAEANKGR, encoded by the coding sequence ATGTTTCGTAAAACACTTTTAACATTTCTGGTATGCGGTTTTTTCGCTACCAATGTCTTTGCCCAGGACGCTGAAGCAACTGCTAAAGACGAACCACTTACCCTTCAACAATTACTTGAGCGCGTCAAAGAAGGTCGTGTTACTGACAACTCAGCCAATAAAAAACGCGAGCGCCAATTTATTAATGAGCGCAACAAGCGTAAATCTATGCTTGATAATGTTAACCGAAAAATCGGTATCGAAGAGGCTCGAAGCGAGCGTCTCGAAGCAACATTTAACGCGAACGAACTGCAACTTGCTGAACTTGAAGGTTTGTTAAACGAACGCCTTGGTGTTTTTGGTGAACTATTCGGTGTTGTCCGTCAGGTTTCCGGTGAAACCAGCGCACAAGTCGGTTCAAGTATAATCAGTGGTGAGATTATTGGTCGTCTGCCTGCTCTTGATGAGCTTGCAAAGTCTAAAGGTCTTCCAAAGATTAAAGAGCTTGAGGGGCTCTGGTATGCACTCCAGCAAGAAATGACAGCACAAGGTGAAGTCAAAACATTTACCGGTAAGATTGTCGGCTCTGATGGTATCGCTGGTCCGGCAGAAATTACCCGTGTTGGCCCATTTACAGCCATTAGTGATAATCGTTTCCTCCGCTATGCAGGTGACGGTAAATTTGTTGAACTGGGTCGTCAACCACCAGCACGCTTCATGGATGGTGCGGACGATTTGCTTGATGCGGATCCAGGTGAGTTGACTGCAGGTGTTGTTGATCCGTCTCGCGGGGCAATTTTGGATCTTTTCCTGCAGACGCCAAATCTTAGTGAGCGTATCGGGCAGGGTGGTCTTGTCGGTTACATCATTATCCTTCTTGGTATTGCCGGTGTCCTATTGGCATTCGAGCGGATTTTCCGTCTGACACTGACAGCTAAATCCATAAATCAACAGCTTGAGTCGGGTCAGCCTGGTGGCGATAATCCACTGGGTCGCGTCTGGGAAGCTTACACCAACAACCGTACGGTTGACGTTGAGACACTCGAATTGAAACTTGATGATGCAATCTTGAAAGAGATGCCAGCGCTTGAGCGTGGCCTAAGCACCATTAAACTGATTTCTGGTGTTGCACCATTGTTGGGCCTATTGGGTACGGTGACAGGTATGATTCTGACCTTCCAGGCGATTACATTGTTTGGTACGGGTGATCCAAAACTCATGGCTGGTGGTATTTCACAAGCTCTCATGACAACTGTTCTGGGTCTTTGTGTTGCTATTCCGACTTTATTGCTTCATTCGGTTGCGGCTTCTCGTTCTCGTGAAGTTGTTCAAATCCTTGAAGAGCAAGCTACCGGTCTTGTTGCCGCGCATGCTGAAGCCAACAAAGGTCGATAG
- a CDS encoding DUF3450 domain-containing protein, whose product MPKAYSNSNALLHRGLITAIASFFVLIALIFQTNAQEVLAQVQSTANGTVTDGSKSQKKIDKLDDQTAELVMEYRASVRQLEELREYNAQLEKLIAAQREEMVKIRQEIEDVTTIDRTIIPHMFKMIDGLEAFVNLDTPFLIDERKARVARLRSLMDRSDANPAEKYRKILEAFEIENEYGRTIEAYEGELTVDGVERTVNFLRLGRVSWLYQTLDGEESGVWSQAASDWIDLDGDFDAEIRTNLRIAREQAAPNLMVVPLFGANGGN is encoded by the coding sequence ATGCCGAAGGCTTATTCAAACAGCAATGCCCTCTTGCATCGTGGTTTAATAACAGCGATTGCAAGTTTTTTTGTTTTAATTGCTTTAATATTTCAGACGAATGCACAGGAAGTGCTAGCTCAAGTTCAGTCCACAGCAAACGGTACTGTGACTGACGGATCAAAATCTCAAAAGAAGATTGATAAACTGGATGATCAAACTGCTGAACTTGTTATGGAGTACAGAGCATCCGTTAGACAGCTTGAAGAGTTAAGAGAGTACAACGCTCAGTTGGAAAAACTTATCGCTGCTCAACGAGAAGAGATGGTTAAAATTCGTCAGGAAATCGAAGACGTAACAACCATCGACCGGACAATCATCCCTCACATGTTTAAAATGATTGATGGTCTGGAAGCTTTCGTAAATCTTGACACACCTTTCCTTATTGATGAGCGTAAAGCACGTGTTGCCCGTTTACGTTCTCTCATGGACCGGTCAGATGCTAACCCTGCTGAAAAATATCGTAAAATTCTCGAAGCTTTCGAAATAGAAAATGAATACGGTCGTACGATTGAGGCCTATGAAGGTGAGCTTACAGTTGATGGCGTCGAGCGTACTGTTAATTTCCTTCGTCTTGGTCGCGTTTCATGGCTTTATCAAACACTTGACGGCGAAGAGAGTGGTGTGTGGTCACAAGCTGCTAGCGATTGGATTGACCTAGATGGTGACTTTGACGCTGAAATTCGCACCAATTTAAGAATTGCCCGCGAACAAGCCGCGCCAAATCTAATGGTTGTGCCTTTGTTTGGCGCTAATGGGGGTAACTAA